One region of Spirochaetota bacterium genomic DNA includes:
- a CDS encoding ABC transporter substrate-binding protein — MIMERKENRLTFRVSALLICVLSAISCQKEQDKNYFYTYIQSDPGKLDPFYSTDVVSGRILTKICNGLFKIDNNGIIKRDLIDSFTFNGKILKAKLKRNVHFHNGLALNSDDVIFSYERIKNSKNPTSPRRWIFNNIKTIAKRGEHEFSIKLKRPSSTFLSLLTMPNCYIISKNEFLKHRNIIGSGPFILKTWGQDEKIVLEANQNYFGRRSKIKGIVFKIIPEDLTARFEFLNGALDYFELPYLANIDYVKNAHFNKNARIIEIPELSVHYIALNTSRYPFNKKVFRKALNMAIDRDMIMKSLLKNRFQRASGPIPPRIGDYVTTTDSIPYNPSKARKIIKQFTLNNKRFTLFTKSDHQVSLISQMVQYYLKKMDLNIGIQEMDWSALKAATIKGSYDLAYFTWHADYPEPENFLYPLFFSKNSGTGGNRSFYFNEEVDRLLIMAQRTIDNSKRFKIYNKIERIIIDDAPWIFLWYGDKRIAITKRITQFVPYPIYCGFKGNEISIASKTE; from the coding sequence ATGATAATGGAGAGGAAGGAGAACCGGCTAACTTTTAGGGTGTCAGCATTACTCATATGTGTGCTTTCCGCCATATCCTGCCAAAAAGAACAAGATAAAAATTATTTCTATACCTACATTCAATCAGATCCCGGAAAGCTGGACCCTTTTTATAGCACTGATGTGGTTTCAGGAAGAATACTGACTAAGATATGCAATGGTCTCTTTAAAATCGACAATAATGGAATAATTAAAAGAGATCTGATTGATAGCTTTACATTTAATGGCAAAATCCTGAAAGCCAAGCTTAAGAGAAATGTACATTTTCATAATGGACTAGCTCTTAATTCTGATGATGTTATTTTCTCCTACGAAAGAATAAAAAACTCCAAAAATCCGACATCCCCGAGGAGATGGATATTCAATAATATTAAAACAATAGCAAAGCGAGGTGAACACGAGTTCAGCATCAAGCTTAAAAGACCCTCATCAACCTTCCTATCTCTTTTAACTATGCCGAACTGTTATATAATCTCAAAGAATGAATTTTTGAAACACAGAAACATCATCGGAAGCGGCCCCTTTATCCTAAAGACTTGGGGACAGGATGAAAAAATAGTACTTGAAGCTAATCAAAATTATTTTGGCAGAAGATCGAAGATCAAAGGAATAGTGTTCAAGATTATACCTGAGGACCTCACCGCAAGGTTTGAGTTCCTTAATGGAGCATTGGATTATTTTGAACTCCCCTATTTAGCAAACATCGATTATGTAAAAAACGCCCATTTCAATAAAAATGCAAGAATAATAGAAATACCTGAACTCAGTGTTCATTACATAGCGCTTAATACCTCAAGATATCCCTTCAATAAGAAGGTATTCAGAAAGGCGCTAAACATGGCAATTGATAGGGATATGATCATGAAAAGCCTTTTAAAGAATAGATTCCAAAGGGCCTCTGGTCCGATACCGCCGAGAATAGGCGATTATGTGACAACAACCGATTCCATACCCTATAATCCTTCAAAGGCAAGAAAGATAATCAAGCAATTCACCCTAAACAATAAGCGGTTCACGCTCTTCACAAAATCTGATCATCAGGTATCACTGATCTCTCAGATGGTACAATACTACTTGAAAAAAATGGATCTAAATATTGGAATACAGGAGATGGACTGGTCAGCCCTAAAGGCAGCAACCATAAAGGGATCCTATGATTTAGCCTACTTTACATGGCATGCCGACTATCCTGAACCGGAAAATTTTTTATACCCATTATTCTTCTCAAAAAACAGCGGAACCGGAGGGAACAGATCCTTTTACTTTAATGAAGAAGTTGACCGCCTTCTCATAATGGCTCAAAGAACCATTGATAATAGTAAAAGATTTAAAATCTACAACAAAATCGAAAGAATAATAATTGACGATGCCCCGTGGATTTTCTTATGGTATGGTGACAAGAGAATTGCTATTACAAAAAGGATAACACAATTCGTTCCCTATCCTATATACTGTGGTTTTAAGGGAAACGAGATATCCATAGCCAGCAAAACTGAATAG
- the murB gene encoding UDP-N-acetylmuramate dehydrogenase has product MNNNQRFRNKEKLIERLSKLGIMRLDESMRNHTSFMTGGPADILIYPLSHDYLREIVLIARDGLIPLTIIGGGSNLLVGDKGIRGIVIKLCENGVLDGRMEIRPDGLVYADSIMKKETFVQFCLDQGFKGMEFIAGIPGCLGGGIMMNAGTDMGNFIDILHSVISLNWSGTIETKELTKEMAEYRRLNIEEDTIILGSLFKLPRGENIEDIRHRIEENINQRRLKHPLDYPSAGSVFKNPPQRSSWELIDEAGLKGQRVGGAVVSTLHTNFIVNANNASSSDILSLMDHIKERVYSKFNILLESEIRVLGEI; this is encoded by the coding sequence ATGAATAATAATCAGCGGTTTAGGAATAAGGAAAAATTAATAGAAAGATTGAGTAAACTTGGGATTATGAGGTTGGATGAATCCATGAGGAATCATACTAGCTTTATGACCGGTGGGCCTGCGGATATTCTCATATATCCCTTAAGTCATGATTATCTAAGGGAAATAGTACTAATTGCTAGAGATGGATTGATTCCCCTTACAATTATTGGAGGAGGCTCAAACCTGCTTGTGGGGGATAAGGGTATTCGGGGTATTGTAATCAAGTTATGTGAAAATGGTGTTTTAGATGGTAGGATGGAGATTCGACCCGATGGGCTGGTATATGCTGACTCAATTATGAAGAAGGAAACCTTTGTCCAATTTTGCCTTGATCAGGGATTTAAGGGAATGGAGTTTATTGCTGGAATCCCTGGTTGTCTGGGTGGCGGGATTATGATGAATGCAGGCACTGATATGGGAAATTTTATTGATATCCTCCATTCCGTTATATCTCTTAACTGGAGTGGAACAATTGAGACCAAAGAGTTGACAAAAGAGATGGCGGAGTATAGAAGGCTTAACATTGAAGAGGATACTATTATTTTAGGATCATTATTCAAACTCCCAAGGGGTGAAAACATAGAGGACATAAGGCATAGGATTGAAGAGAATATTAATCAGAGGCGATTAAAACATCCTTTAGATTATCCTTCAGCTGGATCTGTTTTTAAAAATCCGCCACAGCGTTCCTCATGGGAATTGATTGACGAAGCTGGACTTAAAGGGCAGAGGGTTGGTGGCGCAGTAGTCTCAACCCTACATACAAATTTTATTGTAAATGCCAATAATGCATCTTCATCAGATATATTGAGTTTGATGGATCACATAAAGGAGAGGGTTTATTCAAAGTTCAATATCTTACTTGAGAGTGAGATAAGAGTATTAGGCGAAATATAG